CGGGTCGATTCTGCGAACATCCATGATCACTACTCGGCAGAAGTACAAGAACCTGCTACGCAACCCCGTCGCGAGCCTGTTCATCCTCGACCCGGCCAACCCTCTCCGCGCCCTGGAGATCCGCGCCGACGTCGAGCTGACCCCCGACCCGGGTAAAGAGCTGCTCCCGCTGTTCGCCAAGCACTACGGCGTCGACGAGGCAATGCTCAACCTCCCCGGCACGGAACGAGTGACCGCGACCCTCCACCCCATCCGAGTCGTCGCCTCCGCCCTCGGGTGACCACCATCCTGCACTCCTTCCGCCACGGTCTCGGGGCCATCAGGCGTGCCGGCGGAACCATCCGCGGGCCGCGAGCCCGGCCACGGACGCGACGAGCGCCACGCATCCCACCGCGGCGGCCCGGCCGGTCGCGCGCCTGAGACCGGGCAGCGCGGCGGAGATGTTCGGTTCCACCTGACGGCTGCCCATGGCCAGACCCCCGATGTGGGAGTCGACAGTGGCCCCGACGGTGACAAGCCGGCCGGCCGGTCCGTCGATCTCGACCGTCATGCCTTCGGCCGTGAGGATGTCCGCGAGCTCCCGCAGGCCGGCACGCCCGGCGGGAGCAGCGGCCGGCAGCAGGCCGGACGGGAGGGCTGCGAGGAGATCGCCCGCGACTGACAACAGGCGGCCCGGCTGAAGGGTGGTGATCCGGATACGGTCGCCGGACATCTCGACGCGCCCGCCGACCGGACCGGACCCGTCTGGTCCGGGGCGTGTGCCCCGGCCAGTGCCCACACCCGTTCCCGCGTGGCCGCCACTGCGCGGAACACCCCGGCCAGCACCCGGTCGACATCGTC
The genomic region above belongs to Parafrankia discariae and contains:
- a CDS encoding PPOX class F420-dependent oxidoreductase; translated protein: MTRPAQAEIPASHLDLLTQPLTAVLTTVGADGRPQSTAVWYLFRGSILRTSMITTRQKYKNLLRNPVASLFILDPANPLRALEIRADVELTPDPGKELLPLFAKHYGVDEAMLNLPGTERVTATLHPIRVVASALG